A part of Reinekea thalattae genomic DNA contains:
- a CDS encoding bile acid:sodium symporter family protein has translation MNVLNKIKKEWFIVGMIIAIALATVTPTIGRSDGILHLDTVTKLGVVLVFFLHGLGLSPKSIKAGISNWRLHLYVQSATFIAYPLLWLLFGNVFMNYMPAALAFGFCYLFVLPSTISSSVTMTSVGKGNVPAAIFNASLSSILGVFITPLFIQFFMGYEGVQLDLMASVISIAKLLLIPMIAGQLLRPVLLDWTTKHKSIVGKLDKYVIILIVYNAFCDSVINGVWSQFSIALLALSFVICVVVLLIMVHGIQWGARRCGFALPDEVAAVFCGTKKTLAAGVPMAKVIFGADPTLGMILLPIMLYHPTQIFYCAILANRYARQSDAASNTQ, from the coding sequence ATGAACGTACTGAATAAAATTAAAAAAGAATGGTTTATTGTCGGCATGATCATCGCGATTGCGCTGGCGACTGTAACGCCGACCATTGGCCGTTCCGACGGTATCCTACATTTAGACACCGTGACCAAACTAGGCGTTGTGCTGGTGTTCTTTTTACACGGCTTAGGTCTTTCGCCCAAGTCGATCAAAGCGGGCATTTCTAATTGGCGCTTACATCTTTATGTGCAGTCGGCCACCTTTATTGCTTATCCGCTGTTGTGGTTGCTGTTCGGTAATGTCTTTATGAACTATATGCCAGCGGCGTTGGCGTTTGGTTTTTGTTATTTATTTGTGCTGCCAAGTACTATTTCTTCTTCTGTAACCATGACCAGCGTTGGCAAGGGTAACGTGCCTGCGGCAATTTTTAACGCATCGCTTTCCAGTATTTTAGGTGTTTTTATTACGCCGTTGTTCATTCAATTTTTTATGGGCTACGAAGGCGTTCAGCTGGACTTAATGGCCTCGGTTATTTCCATTGCCAAGCTGTTGTTGATCCCGATGATTGCTGGCCAATTACTTCGACCGGTATTGTTGGATTGGACCACCAAGCATAAGTCGATTGTTGGCAAACTCGATAAGTACGTGATTATTTTAATTGTCTATAACGCCTTTTGTGATTCGGTCATTAATGGTGTTTGGAGTCAGTTTTCAATCGCGTTATTGGCGCTTTCGTTTGTAATTTGTGTCGTGGTTTTATTGATCATGGTGCACGGTATTCAGTGGGGCGCTCGCCGTTGTGGTTTTGCTTTGCCAGATGAAGTGGCTGCAGTCTTTTGCGGTACGAAAAAAACCTTAGCCGCCGGTGTGCCGATGGCAAAAGTTATTTTTGGTGCCGACCCAACACTCGGCATGATCTTGCTGCCGATTATGTTGTATCACCCGACGCAGATATTTTATTGCGCTATTTTAGCCAATCGATATGCGCGTCAAAGTGACGCAGCAAGTAACACACAATAA
- a CDS encoding amidase, translated as MTRDSRIYCQQGPDSLAATNQGALSGMDFVFKDLFDVKGYVTGAGNPRWLETHAPAKTTSPIIEALLAQGANCIGRVQTDELAYSLNGQNIHYGTPINPVAEDSIPGGSSSGSAVAVARGDCDFAIGTDTGGSVRVPASYCGLLGLRPTHGKLDLSHCFELAKTFDTAGIFSADIQVMRTLWQALTGADSGNKVNAIYLDNRYRELLSDQRYQRFSQACEQAGIELLSGSLLDELKLDFDQLSLLFRTIQGYEIIQKHGDWLAQYGDSLDPSILERVHWAKTISAQEHQQASETRAKLTADVLALLSSMNCLWALPTTPSAPPKLTMAGEPLAQYRSQLMGLTSLSGLCGLPQLHLPLPNLSEGPCGISLLGLADTEADLISTAEALLAALNQKSAEV; from the coding sequence ATGACTCGAGATTCTCGTATTTACTGCCAACAGGGCCCAGACAGTTTAGCGGCAACAAACCAAGGCGCGTTGTCGGGAATGGACTTTGTTTTTAAAGATCTATTCGATGTTAAAGGTTACGTCACCGGTGCTGGTAATCCGCGTTGGTTAGAAACTCATGCCCCAGCGAAAACGACCTCACCCATTATTGAGGCGTTGTTGGCACAGGGTGCAAATTGCATTGGCCGCGTGCAAACCGATGAGTTGGCTTATAGCTTAAACGGTCAAAATATTCACTATGGCACACCGATTAATCCGGTAGCAGAAGACTCGATTCCCGGTGGTTCTTCCAGCGGTAGTGCGGTGGCGGTTGCCCGTGGCGATTGTGACTTTGCAATCGGAACCGATACCGGTGGTTCAGTGCGTGTCCCTGCCAGCTATTGTGGCTTGCTTGGACTTCGGCCAACACATGGCAAGCTGGATTTAAGCCATTGTTTTGAGCTGGCAAAAACCTTTGATACCGCGGGTATTTTTAGCGCCGACATTCAAGTTATGCGCACGCTTTGGCAAGCGTTGACGGGTGCTGATTCAGGAAACAAAGTAAACGCTATTTATCTCGATAACCGTTACCGTGAATTGTTGAGTGATCAACGCTATCAGCGTTTTTCACAGGCTTGTGAACAGGCGGGCATTGAACTGTTAAGCGGTTCGTTGTTGGATGAATTGAAGCTCGATTTTGATCAACTCAGTTTGTTGTTCCGCACCATTCAAGGCTATGAAATTATTCAAAAACACGGCGATTGGTTAGCGCAATATGGCGACAGTTTAGACCCCTCAATTTTAGAACGAGTACATTGGGCGAAAACCATTTCGGCACAAGAGCACCAGCAGGCCAGTGAAACACGAGCAAAGCTGACAGCTGATGTGTTGGCGTTATTATCGTCTATGAATTGTCTGTGGGCATTGCCTACCACACCATCTGCGCCACCTAAGTTAACCATGGCAGGCGAGCCATTGGCTCAGTATCGTTCTCAGTTAATGGGTTTAACCAGCTTAAGTGGTCTGTGCGGCTTGCCGCAATTGCATCTGCCATTACCGAACCTCAGCGAAGGCCCGTGCGGCATATCGCTATTAGGTTTGGCAGATACAGAAGCAGACTTAATAAGCACAGCAGAAGCGTTGCTTGCAGCCTTAAATCAGAAATCGGCGGAGGTTTAA
- a CDS encoding gamma-glutamyltransferase family protein, with amino-acid sequence MAYQTAFTAPHFKAAEVGQAILDQGGTASEAMVAAAAMIAVQYPHMNSIGGDSFWLVSKVAEAPYTIDGCGAAARGIELESFCQQYQQIPDAGGGAAITMAGTISAWQKALQKDATDISLNTLLKPAINAAAEGIDVTESLVAASEKTLPRLASLKHFAEIYLKQGQPLQVGDRITNQALANTLQWLADNGLDDFYRGKLARSMTQDLEAAGSPLRLADFLQHQAQVLEPLTVNTLKAQLFNFGAPTQGVASLLILAIYDRLADQASNELDHMHLLVEATKQAFILRDQWVCDEAYLQQPLQDLLSDEVIQGCVNNVSLTQAKPWPHVAEPGDTIWMGATDQYGTMVSFIQSIYWEFGSGVFLPNSGVLWNVRGKSFSLDSKHHNVLAGGKKPFHTLNPAYAELTDGRRMVYGTMGGEGQPQTQACLFSRAIYQGDDLASAIAKPRWLLGRTWGDESHSLRLEKSLYEQSQTELEARGHELACVSDNNELMGHAGAVILNTEGLATAATDPRSDGQCTLGNKNEN; translated from the coding sequence ATGGCTTATCAAACAGCCTTTACAGCACCGCACTTCAAGGCAGCAGAAGTCGGCCAAGCCATTCTTGATCAGGGTGGTACCGCAAGCGAAGCGATGGTGGCTGCGGCTGCGATGATTGCAGTGCAGTACCCACATATGAATAGCATTGGCGGCGACAGCTTTTGGTTGGTTAGTAAAGTTGCTGAAGCACCCTATACCATTGACGGCTGTGGCGCGGCGGCGCGGGGCATCGAATTGGAGAGCTTTTGTCAGCAGTATCAGCAAATCCCAGACGCCGGTGGTGGCGCTGCAATTACCATGGCTGGAACCATTTCAGCTTGGCAAAAGGCGCTGCAAAAGGATGCGACCGATATTTCGCTGAATACATTATTGAAGCCTGCCATTAATGCTGCTGCCGAAGGCATTGATGTAACTGAAAGCTTAGTCGCCGCGAGTGAAAAAACATTGCCGCGCTTAGCCAGCTTAAAGCACTTTGCTGAAATCTATTTAAAGCAGGGCCAGCCATTGCAGGTGGGTGATCGCATCACCAACCAAGCACTCGCTAACACACTGCAGTGGTTAGCCGATAATGGCTTGGACGATTTTTATCGTGGCAAATTAGCGCGCAGCATGACGCAAGATTTAGAAGCCGCTGGCAGCCCGCTGCGACTGGCTGATTTTTTACAGCATCAGGCACAAGTGCTTGAGCCGTTAACGGTGAATACCTTGAAGGCGCAGCTGTTTAATTTTGGCGCACCGACTCAAGGTGTGGCGTCGTTGTTGATTCTTGCCATTTACGATCGCCTTGCCGATCAGGCAAGCAACGAATTGGATCATATGCATCTGTTAGTGGAGGCGACCAAGCAGGCGTTTATTTTACGTGACCAATGGGTTTGCGATGAAGCCTATTTGCAGCAGCCATTACAAGACCTGTTGAGCGATGAGGTCATCCAAGGCTGCGTTAACAACGTATCGTTAACACAGGCGAAGCCTTGGCCGCATGTTGCTGAGCCGGGCGATACCATTTGGATGGGCGCAACCGATCAGTACGGCACTATGGTCAGCTTTATTCAGAGTATTTACTGGGAGTTTGGCAGCGGCGTATTTTTACCCAACTCCGGCGTATTGTGGAATGTGCGTGGTAAAAGTTTTTCGTTAGATAGCAAACACCACAATGTTTTAGCCGGTGGTAAAAAACCGTTCCATACATTGAACCCAGCCTATGCCGAATTAACCGATGGTCGGCGCATGGTTTACGGCACCATGGGTGGCGAAGGCCAGCCGCAAACACAGGCCTGTTTATTCAGTCGCGCCATCTATCAGGGCGATGACTTAGCCAGTGCGATTGCCAAACCACGTTGGTTGTTGGGCCGTACTTGGGGCGATGAAAGCCACAGCTTACGGTTAGAAAAATCTCTCTATGAGCAAAGCCAAACTGAGCTAGAAGCACGCGGTCATGAACTGGCCTGCGTTAGCGATAATAATGAATTAATGGGCCATGCTGGCGCGGTGATTCTAAACACCGAAGGTTTAGCGACCGCCGCGACCGACCCACGCAGTGATGGCCAATGTACGTTAGGAAATAAAAATGAAAACTAA
- a CDS encoding pyridoxal-phosphate-dependent aminotransferase family protein, whose protein sequence is MKTKHELFETLNPPQRLLMGPGPINAYPRVHQAISQALIGQYDPVMTGYMNQVQSLYRGVFETQNQQTFLVDGTARSGIEAVLVSLLKPGDKVLIPVMGRFGLLLSEIAKRVGAEVKTIDVVWGEVCTPDQLEEAIKEFQPKLLATVQGDTSTTMNQPLKEFGEICQRYDVLFYCDATASIAGNELKVDEWHLDAVSAGLQKCLGGPSGSSPITLSDRAAKQINARKHIEAGIRAEHHSEGADAMIQSNYFDLAMVMDYWGPERLNHHTEATSMLYAARECARIYLEEGAEQVIARHKQAGDAMAAGLQAMGLTLFGDQTHKMNNVVGVYIPDNINGDAVRMELLERFGIEIGTSFGPLHGKIWRIGTMGYNARQECVLTTLAALESLLIKHKAAIVQGQSVIAAMEFYHG, encoded by the coding sequence ATGAAAACTAAACATGAACTTTTTGAAACTCTAAATCCACCGCAGCGACTATTAATGGGCCCAGGGCCAATCAATGCTTACCCGCGTGTGCATCAGGCGATCTCGCAAGCGTTAATTGGTCAGTACGACCCAGTTATGACCGGTTACATGAATCAGGTTCAGTCGCTGTATCGTGGTGTTTTTGAAACTCAGAATCAGCAAACTTTTTTAGTTGACGGTACGGCGCGATCTGGCATCGAAGCGGTGTTGGTTTCGTTACTTAAGCCGGGCGATAAGGTGCTCATTCCAGTGATGGGACGCTTTGGTTTATTGCTCAGTGAGATTGCTAAACGAGTTGGTGCCGAGGTTAAAACCATCGATGTCGTCTGGGGTGAAGTTTGTACGCCAGATCAGTTGGAAGAAGCGATAAAAGAATTCCAGCCGAAATTATTGGCAACGGTGCAGGGCGATACTTCAACGACCATGAACCAGCCGTTAAAAGAATTTGGCGAAATCTGCCAGCGTTACGATGTACTGTTTTATTGCGATGCCACAGCCTCTATTGCTGGTAATGAATTGAAAGTCGATGAATGGCATTTGGATGCCGTCTCTGCCGGTTTGCAAAAATGTTTGGGCGGCCCTTCCGGTTCGTCACCGATTACGTTAAGTGATCGCGCTGCCAAGCAGATTAATGCACGCAAGCATATCGAGGCGGGCATTCGAGCAGAGCATCATAGCGAAGGTGCTGATGCCATGATTCAATCCAACTATTTTGATCTCGCCATGGTGATGGATTATTGGGGGCCAGAACGTTTAAACCACCATACCGAAGCGACCAGTATGCTGTACGCCGCACGTGAGTGCGCCCGCATCTATTTAGAAGAAGGCGCAGAGCAGGTTATTGCTCGTCATAAGCAAGCAGGCGATGCCATGGCGGCTGGCTTGCAAGCCATGGGCTTAACTCTGTTTGGTGATCAAACTCATAAGATGAATAATGTAGTCGGCGTTTATATTCCCGATAACATCAATGGTGATGCGGTGCGTATGGAATTGCTAGAGCGCTTTGGCATCGAAATTGGCACTTCCTTTGGCCCATTGCACGGCAAAATTTGGCGTATTGGCACCATGGGTTATAACGCCCGTCAGGAATGCGTGCTCACCACACTTGCGGCATTAGAATCCCTTCTAATTAAACATAAAGCGGCGATTGTTCAAGGTCAGTCGGTTATCGCAGCCATGGAATTTTACCACGGCTAA
- a CDS encoding allantoate amidohydrolase: MKNPAHTIMQRADVLAAISATPGQVTRTYLSPEHRLANDQLAAWMQQAGLETWQDSVGNQWGRKVSAQPTKPTLILGSHSDTVINAGKYDGNLGVLLAIETLAALAEESFPFHIDVVAFADEEGTRFNTTLIGSSAVAGDFDDRWLAIEDAAGISMRQAMQDFGLVPEQAGDDARSADSVQAYLEAHIEQGPVLENEDRAVGVVTAIAGAKRYQCSIEGMAGHAGTVPIDLRQDALCGAGEVINCIENFAQQQNIVATVGKCEVTNGAVNVIPAQVDFTIDIRSESQQQLEDCCQQMLQQIDAICTRRKLAFMHQTIYQADAAQCAPALQQRWARAIENVTKQPARLLASGAGHDGLAISKLTDIGMLFIRCEKGISHHPAEQVQSSDVDIALKCFIEMVRSFNA, translated from the coding sequence ATGAAAAATCCTGCACATACGATTATGCAACGCGCCGATGTTTTAGCCGCAATCAGCGCAACACCAGGGCAAGTTACCCGAACCTATTTGTCGCCAGAGCATCGCTTGGCAAACGATCAGTTGGCGGCCTGGATGCAACAGGCTGGCTTGGAAACATGGCAAGACAGCGTCGGTAACCAATGGGGTCGAAAAGTTTCTGCTCAGCCAACAAAGCCAACATTAATTTTAGGCTCGCACAGCGACACCGTGATCAACGCCGGTAAATACGATGGAAATTTAGGCGTGTTGTTAGCCATTGAAACACTCGCTGCATTAGCCGAAGAAAGTTTTCCGTTTCACATTGATGTTGTCGCCTTTGCCGATGAAGAAGGCACGCGCTTTAATACCACTCTGATTGGCTCAAGCGCGGTGGCTGGAGATTTTGATGATCGCTGGTTAGCGATTGAAGACGCCGCCGGCATCAGCATGCGACAAGCCATGCAAGATTTTGGTTTAGTGCCAGAGCAGGCAGGTGACGATGCGCGTTCGGCGGATTCTGTGCAAGCCTATTTGGAAGCACATATTGAGCAAGGCCCGGTATTAGAAAACGAAGACCGAGCGGTTGGCGTTGTTACTGCCATTGCAGGTGCCAAGCGTTACCAATGTTCGATTGAAGGCATGGCCGGTCATGCTGGAACGGTACCGATTGATTTGCGCCAAGATGCATTATGTGGCGCAGGTGAGGTGATCAACTGCATCGAAAATTTTGCTCAGCAACAGAATATTGTTGCAACGGTTGGCAAGTGTGAAGTCACTAATGGCGCAGTTAATGTGATACCAGCGCAAGTTGATTTTACTATCGATATTCGCAGTGAATCGCAACAGCAATTAGAAGATTGCTGCCAGCAGATGCTTCAGCAAATAGATGCCATCTGTACTCGCCGAAAACTGGCCTTTATGCATCAAACCATTTACCAAGCCGATGCCGCGCAATGTGCGCCAGCGTTACAACAACGTTGGGCCAGAGCCATTGAAAACGTAACCAAGCAGCCAGCTCGCTTATTGGCCAGTGGTGCCGGACACGACGGTTTGGCGATCAGTAAGTTAACCGATATCGGCATGCTGTTTATTCGTTGTGAAAAGGGCATCAGTCACCACCCAGCCGAGCAGGTGCAAAGTAGCGATGTTGATATCGCATTAAAATGCTTTATCGAGATGGTGCGTAGCTTTAACGCTTAG
- a CDS encoding SMP-30/gluconolactonase/LRE family protein has translation MQPFIQLDMQLGESPRWNPKEQLWYWVDILGGCLYRADNNGQNLETQSLDFLPACFFFTENNQIIVTSNNGIFQLTEFGAEPKQLKSAHDFGLKHRFNDGVTTPDGHFIAGTISNGQCADGCSYLGRIEPNGELTTQKIAGGYQIINGQAFSPDGETYYVADSPSSQVWQYKYDKQSSTLRDGRLFYQFEIGVEFPDGAAVDSQGNYWVALYGSGKIAVISPAGERLKDIECPVSQPTMMAFGGKNNQELLITSARQHLDKSTLVNEPFAGSLFKINAETEGLTNGFIKAV, from the coding sequence ATGCAACCATTCATACAGCTAGACATGCAGTTGGGCGAGTCCCCGCGTTGGAATCCGAAAGAGCAATTATGGTATTGGGTCGATATTCTCGGCGGCTGTCTTTACCGTGCCGATAACAATGGACAAAACCTCGAAACACAATCGTTAGATTTTTTACCGGCTTGTTTTTTCTTTACTGAAAATAACCAGATTATTGTCACCAGCAACAACGGGATTTTCCAGTTAACAGAATTTGGTGCTGAACCAAAACAGCTTAAAAGCGCTCATGACTTTGGCTTAAAGCACCGCTTTAACGATGGCGTTACAACACCAGATGGTCACTTTATTGCCGGCACAATTAGTAACGGCCAATGTGCAGACGGCTGTAGTTATCTTGGTCGGATTGAGCCAAATGGTGAATTAACAACGCAAAAAATTGCTGGCGGTTATCAAATTATTAATGGCCAAGCCTTTTCGCCCGATGGCGAAACCTATTACGTGGCAGACTCTCCCTCCAGCCAAGTTTGGCAATATAAATATGATAAACAAAGCTCAACACTGCGTGACGGCCGATTGTTTTATCAATTTGAAATTGGTGTTGAATTCCCGGACGGCGCGGCGGTAGACAGTCAAGGTAACTATTGGGTTGCGCTGTACGGCAGCGGAAAAATCGCGGTGATTTCACCAGCTGGCGAACGGCTAAAGGATATTGAATGCCCGGTCAGCCAACCGACCATGATGGCTTTTGGTGGCAAAAATAATCAAGAATTGTTAATCACCAGTGCGCGGCAACATTTAGATAAATCGACGTTGGTAAATGAACCATTCGCGGGCAGTCTGTTTAAAATAAACGCCGAGACTGAAGGTTTAACCAACGGTTTTATAAAAGCAGTTTAG
- a CDS encoding helix-turn-helix transcriptional regulator, translated as MNEFEFTLTFALTGAKQQPEQYVEALAVAGCDDAIIGIGQKGRIALQFNRAANDALSAITSAITDVKSAIPNATLIESSPDLVGLTDIADLLGFSRQYLRKLETTKSNFPQPVHTGKTAIWHLATVLHWFETEQQKSVDFTVKEIASANMQINLAKELAQLEDSAQQRITELAF; from the coding sequence ATGAATGAATTTGAATTCACTCTAACCTTCGCACTGACTGGCGCAAAACAACAACCAGAACAATATGTAGAAGCGTTAGCCGTTGCTGGCTGCGATGATGCCATTATCGGCATTGGCCAAAAAGGTCGCATCGCTTTGCAATTTAATCGCGCCGCCAACGACGCCTTATCGGCAATTACATCGGCCATCACCGATGTTAAAAGTGCGATCCCAAATGCTACGCTCATTGAATCCTCACCAGATTTAGTTGGCCTCACCGATATTGCAGATCTTTTAGGCTTTAGCCGACAATACTTACGCAAATTAGAAACCACCAAAAGTAACTTCCCGCAACCGGTGCATACGGGCAAAACCGCCATCTGGCACCTTGCAACAGTTCTACACTGGTTTGAAACCGAACAACAAAAATCGGTCGATTTTACCGTTAAAGAAATCGCTTCAGCTAATATGCAAATTAACCTTGCTAAAGAACTGGCTCAGCTGGAAGATAGTGCTCAACAAAGAATAACCGAGCTTGCTTTTTAG
- the gpt gene encoding xanthine phosphoribosyltransferase translates to MPNQTYSMDYPVSWEEIHRNARVLALRLLDKGPWKGLIVITRGGLVPAAVIARELNIRLIDTVCVASYKADENDDATASVQGDIELIKSVEGDGEGMLLIDDLVDTGKTARYVREMLPKAHFATIYAKPAGVAVVDTFITEVSQDTWIRFPWDMEYTFSTPLAERDD, encoded by the coding sequence ATGCCCAATCAAACCTACTCGATGGATTACCCCGTTAGCTGGGAAGAAATACACCGCAACGCCCGTGTACTGGCCTTACGTTTGCTCGACAAAGGCCCTTGGAAAGGCTTGATTGTCATTACCCGCGGTGGCCTTGTGCCAGCAGCTGTTATTGCGCGTGAACTCAACATACGGCTAATCGATACCGTCTGTGTTGCCAGCTACAAAGCCGATGAAAATGACGACGCCACCGCTTCTGTACAGGGCGATATTGAGTTGATAAAAAGCGTCGAAGGCGACGGCGAAGGCATGCTACTGATCGACGATCTAGTCGATACTGGTAAAACCGCCCGTTACGTACGTGAAATGCTGCCTAAAGCGCACTTTGCCACCATTTATGCCAAGCCAGCTGGCGTTGCTGTGGTCGACACCTTCATCACCGAAGTCAGCCAAGACACTTGGATTCGCTTCCCTTGGGATATGGAATACACCTTTTCAACACCTTTAGCAGAACGCGACGACTAA
- a CDS encoding ABC transporter permease produces the protein MDIDLITNILYAMVRTGTPLLIVALGELICEKSGVLNLGQEGMMLMGAVLGFIVTLTTGSLVLGFICAMIAGIAMSLIFGVITMELSANQVATGLALTIFGTGLSAFIGTSFVGKPIAGLDPINIPLLSDIPIIGRMLFGQDLFVYGSFGLFAAVYWFINHSHPGLILKAVGENPESANAIGIPVFKTRYLAIAFGGAMAGLAGGYLSLAYTPLWVEDMSAGRGWIALALVVFASWKAERVLLGAWLFGLASILHLVFQGLGFSISPNLLATLPYLATVIVLVVLSNNQSANKLLAPVSLGKPFYAKS, from the coding sequence ATGGATATCGACCTTATTACTAATATTTTATACGCCATGGTCCGCACCGGAACGCCGCTGTTGATCGTCGCCTTAGGTGAATTGATCTGCGAAAAAAGCGGTGTGCTTAACTTAGGCCAAGAAGGCATGATGCTGATGGGTGCCGTGCTTGGTTTTATTGTCACGCTGACCACAGGAAGCCTTGTTCTAGGCTTTATCTGCGCCATGATTGCAGGCATTGCCATGTCGTTAATTTTTGGTGTTATCACCATGGAATTAAGCGCCAACCAAGTAGCGACCGGGCTCGCCTTAACAATTTTTGGCACCGGCTTATCGGCCTTTATCGGTACCAGCTTCGTCGGCAAGCCGATTGCAGGGCTTGACCCGATTAATATTCCGCTACTTTCTGACATCCCTATTATTGGCCGTATGCTGTTTGGCCAAGATCTGTTTGTGTACGGATCTTTCGGGCTGTTTGCCGCTGTTTACTGGTTTATTAACCATTCTCATCCTGGGCTAATTTTAAAGGCCGTCGGTGAAAACCCAGAATCTGCCAACGCTATCGGTATTCCGGTATTTAAAACACGTTACCTAGCCATCGCCTTTGGTGGCGCAATGGCAGGCTTGGCAGGCGGCTACCTATCGCTCGCCTACACGCCGTTATGGGTCGAAGACATGAGCGCTGGACGCGGCTGGATTGCACTGGCTTTAGTGGTATTTGCCAGCTGGAAAGCCGAACGAGTTTTGCTTGGCGCTTGGTTATTTGGCCTTGCCTCTATTCTGCACTTGGTATTCCAAGGTCTTGGCTTTTCTATCTCCCCGAACCTATTGGCAACCCTACCCTATCTAGCCACAGTGATCGTGCTTGTGGTACTTTCTAACAATCAGTCAGCAAATAAGTTGCTGGCGCCGGTATCACTCGGCAAACCCTTTTACGCAAAATCATAA
- a CDS encoding ABC transporter permease yields the protein MLNIQRTGFKLEPRGESSALMAYLSPVLAIFLTLLTGFILFSLLGVNPWHALVTIFYTPISDTYGLAELAVKATPILLCAIGLSVVYKAEIWNIGAEGQLLMGSLFGGYVALSFLDAEGMWILPLVLISGVIGGMFWAGIAAVLKVRFNANEILTTIMMNYIALNVVLWAVHGPLKDPKGYNFPESAMFSDSALLPSLISGTRVHFGLALALLAVVAVWVLMSRAFIGFQIQVMGLDSGAAKLSGFSRKKLTILAMLISGGLAGLAGISEVSGPIGQLVPSISPGYGYAAIIVAFLGRLNPFGIVLATFLMALLYMGGEMAQIALGLPLALTNLFQGMLLFYLLACDVFINFRLRRISPALASTNPTTSTED from the coding sequence ATGCTTAACATTCAACGGACCGGTTTTAAGCTCGAACCTCGCGGTGAAAGCTCAGCGCTGATGGCGTATTTATCGCCCGTCTTAGCGATTTTTCTAACCTTACTCACCGGCTTTATTTTATTTTCTCTATTAGGCGTAAACCCTTGGCATGCCTTGGTGACTATTTTCTACACGCCTATTTCAGACACTTACGGACTTGCCGAACTTGCTGTAAAGGCGACTCCGATTTTGCTCTGTGCAATTGGACTATCGGTGGTCTATAAGGCTGAAATCTGGAACATCGGTGCCGAAGGCCAACTACTCATGGGCAGTCTGTTTGGCGGCTATGTTGCGCTTTCTTTCTTAGACGCTGAAGGCATGTGGATTTTACCGCTAGTACTGATCAGCGGTGTCATCGGCGGTATGTTTTGGGCTGGCATTGCGGCTGTGCTCAAAGTTCGCTTTAACGCCAACGAAATTCTCACCACCATAATGATGAACTACATCGCACTCAACGTCGTTTTGTGGGCAGTTCACGGGCCATTAAAAGACCCTAAAGGCTACAACTTCCCTGAGTCAGCCATGTTCTCAGACTCAGCTCTATTGCCTTCGTTAATTTCTGGCACTCGAGTTCATTTTGGCCTGGCCTTAGCCCTATTGGCCGTGGTTGCAGTTTGGGTGTTGATGAGTCGCGCCTTTATCGGCTTCCAGATACAGGTGATGGGGTTGGATTCTGGTGCGGCTAAGCTTTCTGGTTTCAGCCGTAAAAAGCTGACCATTCTTGCCATGTTAATCAGTGGTGGTTTGGCTGGCCTTGCTGGTATCAGTGAAGTTTCTGGCCCAATTGGCCAATTGGTACCGAGCATCTCGCCCGGCTATGGTTATGCGGCCATCATTGTTGCCTTTCTTGGCCGACTCAACCCCTTTGGCATTGTGCTAGCAACCTTCTTAATGGCATTGCTCTACATGGGCGGCGAAATGGCGCAAATCGCTTTAGGTTTGCCGTTAGCATTGACCAACCTATTCCAAGGCATGTTGCTGTTTTATTTATTGGCTTGCGATGTGTTTATTAACTTCCGCCTACGTCGCATCAGCCCAGCACTGGCATCGACAAACCCAACTACAAGTACGGAGGACTAA